In Malus sylvestris chromosome 2, drMalSylv7.2, whole genome shotgun sequence, the genomic stretch GAGGGAGGAGGGGTTGGGGTTGGGGTTGGAGTTGGAGTCGTTAGACTGTTGGAGATATATGGCAGCTGTAAAAAATCTGGGATAATGAACTTTTGTAAAGTGTGACGGGTCGTGGGGATGggaaacgaaaaattgaatcaTTAGGATTTGTGAATTGTGATGGGAAGAGGCAAGTGATACGGTACAAAAGGTGAATTTTCAATTTAGTATGTTTATATACTGATGTGGAATAACAATTCTGTTAGattaatcaaatagttaagatTTTGTCAAGTGCATGTAAATGCACTGAGGCTAAATATAGAGACTCAAGATTCCAttcaaatacatgtttacacttTCAAATGGGCGGGTATATATATGGTCTCAATCAGTTAAACATGTTCTGTAATTACAATTAACCTTTATAGACAATCCGATAATCTTATCGTTGGTGTAGAGGAAAATAgtttgagagagaaagggatTGAGAGATTCAATCTTTTAGGGGTATATGGATTACTCTAGGGATTTAGGATTTAAaagattttagggatttagagATTCAATTTTTTCGGGGTTTATGGATTCATTTTAGGGTTTTACCGTTTTGGATATCAAGTTTTGTAAAAGTATGCCTTGTTTTGTTGTTTATTctgtttttgattttttttttaaattgaaaccataaataaattaaaaaaaaaaaaacccatgatTATCAATATCATCATCCATCCACAAATTGAATGAGTTAGCTATTTTTGTCAATTGAAAAGGAATTAgctgaaaaattagattatGTAAACTTATTTAGCATATTTGCGTATAAAAACGCGAGACATGTAATATATAAATAATGTTcgtatatattttcttttgatattaattgtaaatgatatttgatgtataaatagactttttcatgtatttagaaaactttttttattttttttatacatattaATGTACAAAAGGTCAGAGTCCAGAAAACTCTAGGCTCTCACTTTAAAGGTTTGCCTAGGGCCCCAAATTCTAAGGGCCTACCCAGACAGCTAGGGCTGATGGCTAAACATTTTGTTAGTAAGACTAACTACACACTGGTGAGAAAAACtcatttagaaagaaaaactcTCACTCAAAAAGAAAAACTCTCGCTTACGGAGAAACCGAGTTATTGAAGATGAGATCACTAAGCTTCTGAGAGTACTTATTATAGCACTGTTCTAATCTTCAATATTAGCAAAACACCGTTACTTAACtcaaccttttttttcctttctattaTAGAGTTGGGTCGTTGCCGCCATAATAGCTGCGCTGGTTTCTTATGCATAATGCGTGCAAAGGCTTTTACGTAGTTTTGGCGGCCGATTGGAAAAGAATATGAACAATTCGTCAAATATTATCTAATATTATTGCGACGTAGAGCCCATTGAAAAGTAATTCAAAtgacttttttcttttggtgaaaAGTATTCCAATGACTGAATGACACAGATTGTGAAATCGTGAGCAAAACAAGTTGACCTATATACATGTCTAATCTAAAACGACATGCTATAGTGATCGATGTTTGATCGAGGGTGGTActatcacaattttttttctatacatTTCAAAatactatttttaattttcgatcatcaaattaaataaaaaaaatatgataaaaaaatagaaatgaaataaaaactgaaaataaaataatattaaacgaCTCCTATATTTTTGTAGTATTACAAATTGTTGTCCAATTATTTTCGCAGCGCCAAATAATGTTCCAATTTATTGTTACCAAATGTTGCATATGACATGCCAAAATGCCATTTGCCAATTGCAACGTCCTTCTCTTCATTCCTCAACCCACCATGTCATATGTCATCGATCAAATTcggatgatatatatatatataaagttacTCCTAGCATTATTAATTGCAACTACATTTGCTACCAACAATCCTATAGTTGAAGCGCCCTACAATATTATCAAGTTCCTCGCCCACCAAATAACTATACTTATATTATATTATCAGTCATGATCAAAAATTTTGTTGTATACTAGTCGATCTATTGGGAGAAAAGTAACAAAGGAAAGTTGTGCACCCAATCACTTTACGCGCTTTATAACCCAAAGTAATATTGGCCAAAACCATGTACCTCACGACTGCTTCCCTTCTATATAAAGAACCCAATAACGTAAGCCATGCACACCATATTTCAAACACACAAGTTCAGCTAGCTCTCTAGTCTCCCAATCACCCATTTCATCATTACATTTCTTGATAAAAAAGCCATACAAAATGGCAATTCGATTTTACTCGACACTTTATTTGGTGATTTGTCTCTCTCCATTAATCATTTTTGGTTACTCTCCCAATGATGTGAAAACATGGTGTAGCCAAACCCCTCACCCACACCCATGCGAGAGTTTTCTAAGCCATAACCCAAATAATATCCCCATCAAAGGTAAGTCCCAATTCTTCAAGATATCAACCCAACTAGCCCTAGACCGTGCCATACTTGCTCACACCAACTTGTATTCACTTGGCTCAAAGTGCCAAAATGCACATGAAAAAGCTGCATGGGCTGACTGCCTTGAGCTTTATGACTACACAATCCAAAAGCTCAACAAATCCATAGATCCCGTCACCAATGGCGCTACTCAAAACGACGCTCAATCTTGGCTCAGCACAGCTCTCACGAACCTTGAGACATGTCTAGCAGGGTTTGTAGACCTCGCTGTCTCGAATAATCAGCTCATGCCATCTAATAATGTTTCTAATTTGATTAGCAACACTTTGTCCATTAACAAAGTACCGTACACCTCTCAGCCAGAATATAAACAAGGCTTTCCAACTTGGGTGAAGCCCGGGGATCGGAAGCTCTTGCAGTCGTCTTCTCCTAAGGCAGATATTGTGGTGGCAAAAGACGGTTCAGGGAATTACAAGACCATAAATGAGGCAATATCTGcagcttcaaagagaaaagggagcgGGAGGTATGTGATATATGTGAAGGCAGGGAGCTACAAGGAAAATGTTCAGATAAAGTTGAATAATATCATGTTGTTGGGAGATGGCATAGGAAAGACAATCATTACAGGAAGCAAAAGTGTTGGCGGGGGTACTACAACCTTCAATTCAGCTACAGTTGGTAAGTAAAATTAGCTTCAATTCTTTATTATGTTCTACGAAACATTTTTTTGGCTTGATGATAAATTCAATGGGGTCACCGGTcacaaataataagaaaatttgTATCTCATAATAAAAAAAGTGAACAAGTCACTTGTAATATATGTAATTTACTAGTTTGTTTGAAAATAGATGTGAGAGAGTCAAAAAGAGAAGTACGTAGTAAATTATTATAAGAATGATTAGATGGTAGTAGTAGTACTGGCTAGGCAAAGCGTAAAGTTTGATAGTCATTAAGTTCATTGACTGGGAGGGTAAGCTAATTTGTCGAGTTTTATTTCACTGGTGATAGACAATGATCATGTCATCTAGATACTTACAAGATTAACATTTTTCCTCCACTTGTCTTAACTATGGACTACGATGACAATCAACTAGTTTGAACATGTTAGATTGTGGTACGAAACTGTTCTTTTCCGTTGTCTTCTTATATTGGCCAAAGAATATTTGCAAAGTCAGCAATTACACACACGCAACTAAGCTATTTACAATACATAAcagttttgattttttattttcttcattgtAGCTGTGGTCGGAGATGGGTTTATTGCCCAAGGCATAACATTCGAAAACACTGCCGGTCTAACAAGTGGGCAAGCCGTGGCACTCCGGTCCGGTTCAGATCTATCTGTGTTTTACAAGTGTAGCTTTGAGGGGAACCAAGACACCCTCTATGTGCACTCTGAAAGGCAATTCTATAGAGAATGTGACATCTATGGAACTGTTGACTTTATTTTTGGCAACGCTGCCGTGGTTATTCAAAATAGTAACATTTATGTTCACAACCACAAAACCAACACAGTTACAGCCCAGGGCCGAACCGACCCAAATCAGAACACAGGAATTTCCATTCATAATTGTAAGGTTACAGCTGCTTCGGACTTAAAACCGGTTCAAAGTTCAGTTAAAACATACCTAGGGAGGCCGTGGAAGCAATATTCTCGAACGGTGTTTATGAAGACATACCTTGATAGCTTAATTAACCCAGCAGGTTGGATGGAATGGAGTGGCGATTTTGCCTTGAAGACTTTGTATTATGGTGAATACATGAACACTGGCCCTGGTGCATCCACTAAAAATAGGGTTAGTTGGGCAGGTTACCATGTGATTACTAGTGCCTCGGAGGCTTCCGAATTCAGTGTTGGGAACTTCATTGCTGGTGGTTCTTGGTTGCCAGCCACCAATGTGCCTTTCACCTCTGGTCTATGATTATTAATAGATTTGTTTGTaacataataaataaattggCTGTTGCCCAAAAAAGTAGTGTTTCTTTATATGGAATTGTCAATGGCTCATGAATTGTCATTCTTTGTGAAATTGTTTATATGACTAATAATGGATAAGGTTcttatatttgtgtttgtctgATTTAGATACTATTGTTGATCATTTTGCTGTTTCTGGTTTGGGAGGTTATTTAATGATTGTAATTTATGAATCTATATAAATATGTCTAtcatattataaaaaataaaaaataaaaaaattgaccaCATATTTTTGTACTTAGTTATCAACATTGTCGATCCAGTATGATTGTATACTTAttcatttgtttgattaattgcCAAAGCAAAAAATCCGACTTGTTTCATCGAGATATTGTACATCTTGGTCAATGATAAACTGTTCAAAGGTGGGGAATTATCTTTTTTCTAAAATAAAAGTAGTAACTGAATCCTTTCTTAATCTTTCTTAATCTtcgacaagaaaaaaaatttcttcaatcTTATCATACGAAACTGAAAAATCTAATTGAGAAATATTTACTAAAGAATTacttttttgtttattattgaTCTGATTAacgttggaaaaaaaaatgcctGTGAATACAGTAAAGTCCAAAATTTTCTCTGTTATTCAGCTATGTTTCGCACAAATGGTTAGGTTACCATGTCATTTCTAGTGACTTGGAGGCTTCAAATTCCAGTGCTGGGAACACCATTGCTGGTGATTCTTGGTTGCCAGCCAGTCAGCCACCAATGCCTTTCTCCTGTGCTTTATAATTATCATCAGATTTCTTTtgtaacataaataaatatgttgTTGCCCAAAAAAATTGTGGAATTGATTAAGGACGTTTGTATGATTGGAAAAATAGTGTTTCTTTATAGAattcactagtagaaaaaaccaTTTGCGAGATAGAACTTTATGTGACGAAGGAGTTGACATTGCACAAGGGTGTTTCGCGCAATGAATTTAAGTCTCCATCGCGCAAGTTCATTGCACAAAAAGTAAAGTacctaacatttttttttggtaaagggAAAACTTCATAGAAAAGAAAGGCACAAGGCCAAACAACAAGCAGAGAAAAGACTCCGCAACACCAGAGAAACAGAGACAACGATAAATAGGATCGAGAGAGAAGCCACCACACCAAGTACCAGTTTTGCCCTATCTATCAGTGCACAGAAACCCCTATCTTACAAAAGAGGACATGGGAGACCGTCTTTATTCAAAATGCCAACTAACGAAGATGGA encodes the following:
- the LOC126585805 gene encoding pectinesterase 2, which codes for MAIRFYSTLYLVICLSPLIIFGYSPNDVKTWCSQTPHPHPCESFLSHNPNNIPIKGKSQFFKISTQLALDRAILAHTNLYSLGSKCQNAHEKAAWADCLELYDYTIQKLNKSIDPVTNGATQNDAQSWLSTALTNLETCLAGFVDLAVSNNQLMPSNNVSNLISNTLSINKVPYTSQPEYKQGFPTWVKPGDRKLLQSSSPKADIVVAKDGSGNYKTINEAISAASKRKGSGRYVIYVKAGSYKENVQIKLNNIMLLGDGIGKTIITGSKSVGGGTTTFNSATVAVVGDGFIAQGITFENTAGLTSGQAVALRSGSDLSVFYKCSFEGNQDTLYVHSERQFYRECDIYGTVDFIFGNAAVVIQNSNIYVHNHKTNTVTAQGRTDPNQNTGISIHNCKVTAASDLKPVQSSVKTYLGRPWKQYSRTVFMKTYLDSLINPAGWMEWSGDFALKTLYYGEYMNTGPGASTKNRVSWAGYHVITSASEASEFSVGNFIAGGSWLPATNVPFTSGL